The following proteins come from a genomic window of Nostoc sp. TCL26-01:
- a CDS encoding N-acetylglucosamine kinase, producing the protein MSYVLGIDGGGSKTVCILMDEARQIISRGQAGASNYQSIGVEAAFLSIQAAIHTAINAALQVINSVTIKAICLGLAGVSRPEDIAVVKKLVEALKNSHTLPIIWDLTSANIVICNDALIALVGGIGNAVGIVVAVGTGSIVFGCNQQGETKKVGGWGYILGDESSAYKIAVTGMQAALKAYDGRGNPTRLIEDLQQHLGLQNIEDLIEVIYRRGWGVQQIAALAPIVDLAAASGDEVANNIIDDAVKELVQATSIVMNTIFSPNSVLEVVTTGSVWRCRCNIHQRFTTEIIQQFPLVKVIFPRHEPAYGAALLAIENRININ; encoded by the coding sequence ATGAGTTATGTTTTAGGAATAGATGGTGGTGGTAGCAAAACTGTATGTATTTTAATGGATGAGGCACGTCAAATTATTAGTCGTGGTCAAGCAGGTGCATCTAACTACCAAAGTATCGGAGTAGAAGCAGCATTTTTGTCCATTCAAGCAGCGATACATACAGCAATTAATGCCGCACTCCAGGTAATAAATTCAGTTACCATCAAAGCCATATGTTTAGGATTAGCTGGTGTAAGTCGTCCCGAAGATATTGCCGTAGTCAAAAAGCTAGTAGAGGCATTAAAAAATAGTCATACCTTACCGATTATTTGGGATTTAACATCAGCAAATATTGTGATTTGTAATGATGCTTTAATTGCTCTTGTTGGTGGTATTGGTAATGCAGTTGGTATTGTGGTTGCAGTAGGTACTGGTTCCATAGTTTTTGGTTGTAACCAACAAGGAGAAACAAAAAAAGTTGGTGGTTGGGGATATATTTTAGGTGACGAAAGTAGCGCTTATAAAATTGCGGTGACGGGGATGCAAGCTGCATTAAAAGCCTATGATGGGCGGGGAAACCCGACAAGACTTATCGAAGATTTACAACAACATCTAGGTTTACAAAACATAGAAGATTTAATCGAAGTTATCTATCGTCGGGGTTGGGGGGTTCAACAAATAGCTGCTTTAGCACCAATTGTAGATTTAGCAGCCGCATCTGGTGATGAAGTAGCTAACAATATTATTGATGATGCTGTTAAAGAATTAGTGCAAGCTACATCTATAGTTATGAATACTATCTTTAGTCCTAATTCAGTTTTAGAAGTGGTGACAACAGGCAGTGTTTGGCGATGTAGATGCAATATACACCAGCGATTTACTACAGAAATTATTCAGCAGTTCCCTTTAGTCAAAGTGATTTTTCCCCGTCATGAACCTGCTTATGGTGCTGCTTTGTTAGCGATAGAAAATAGAATTAATATTAATTAA
- a CDS encoding MFS transporter: MQHQVKTHSPGIFIPTLYFVAGIPYIIINTVSVIFYKKLEVDNTQIALWTSFLYLPWVIKMFWGPIVDIYSTKRNWILYTQLAMSCCLAIVAFCLQLPNFFFISLAALTIGAFISATYDIATDGFYLLALSPEQQAFFVGIRSVFYRLAIIFGSGILVVLAGQLEVYLDNIPLSWAIAIGFSAIILALLLMVHRLTLPFPDADQQKHLENTDKIPFLKIISSYFQQEKVTFIIAFILLYRFGEAMLVKMASLFLLDKPELGGLGLTTSEVGLVYGTFGVISLIGGGILGGLVIAKYGLKKCLFPMALALNLPNVFYVYMAYVQPPLILVYPLVSIEQFGYGFGLTAFSVYLMYTSQGEYKTSHFAISTGIMALGMMLPGIISGYLQNFLGYPLFFVLVCLLTIPGMVTLFFIPLTAVTHNQTSQ; this comes from the coding sequence GTGCAACATCAAGTTAAAACTCATTCACCAGGGATTTTCATTCCCACTTTGTATTTTGTAGCTGGTATTCCCTACATCATTATCAATACAGTTTCAGTAATCTTCTATAAAAAGCTAGAAGTTGATAATACACAAATCGCTTTATGGACAAGCTTTCTTTATTTACCTTGGGTAATCAAAATGTTTTGGGGGCCAATTGTAGATATCTACTCAACTAAAAGAAATTGGATACTATACACCCAACTTGCCATGAGTTGTTGTTTAGCTATAGTCGCATTTTGTCTACAACTACCAAACTTCTTCTTTATCTCCCTAGCAGCATTAACAATAGGAGCATTCATTTCTGCCACTTATGATATTGCCACAGATGGCTTTTATCTTTTAGCTCTCAGTCCAGAACAACAAGCATTTTTTGTAGGTATTCGTTCAGTCTTTTATCGACTCGCCATTATCTTTGGTTCGGGTATTTTAGTAGTGTTAGCTGGTCAGTTAGAAGTTTACTTAGATAACATTCCTTTAAGCTGGGCGATCGCTATTGGCTTCTCGGCAATCATCTTAGCACTACTTTTGATGGTTCATCGTCTAACTTTGCCCTTTCCTGATGCAGATCAACAAAAACATCTAGAAAATACCGACAAAATCCCCTTTTTAAAAATTATTAGCTCCTATTTTCAGCAAGAAAAAGTTACATTTATCATAGCTTTTATCTTACTCTACAGATTTGGTGAGGCGATGCTTGTAAAGATGGCATCCTTATTTTTATTAGATAAACCAGAATTAGGTGGTTTAGGACTCACGACATCAGAAGTTGGTTTAGTATACGGCACATTTGGAGTAATTTCTTTGATTGGTGGTGGCATCTTAGGCGGTTTAGTCATTGCTAAATATGGGTTAAAAAAATGTTTATTCCCAATGGCTTTAGCTTTGAATTTACCAAATGTATTTTATGTTTACATGGCTTACGTGCAGCCTCCGCTAATATTAGTCTATCCCCTAGTCTCTATAGAGCAATTCGGATACGGTTTTGGCTTGACCGCTTTTAGTGTCTATTTGATGTATACCTCCCAAGGAGAATATAAAACCTCCCATTTTGCCATCTCAACTGGCATCATGGCTTTAGGTATGATGCTACCGGGAATTATCAGTGGTTATCTGCAAAACTTCCTGGGATATCCATTGTTTTTTGTCTTAGTTTGTCTGTTGACTATTCCTGGGATGGTGACTTTATTTTTTATTCCTTTAACAGCAGTCACACATAATCAGACAAGCCAGTAG
- a CDS encoding murein transglycosylase A — translation MQRILALMSLGLGTILINPLQMASSQVAQVSPQPPQLSPPLKLVDIGTQCTPQRTCLGWDEQLFLSRGGDRQGLLRSIDNSLLYLKTDKAIATYRNYPIKEITLERVRRSLQRFRRLVATAKLPAQLQAAVRREFAFYKSVGDDNQGTVKFTAYYAPIYQASRVRTAQYKYPIYRVPPNFDQWTKPHPKRIDLEGVDGLLGDKSQLRGLEMFWLRDRFQAYMIHIQGSAKLKLTDGTQTSVGFIRGTDYPWTGVGRLLFQDGKLSKEELNMPGIIRYFRKNPQSMNNYLPRWERFIFFRETNGEPAIGSIGVPLVPERSIATDKSLMPPGALAVINATFPYPGHNKKLVNRRVSRFVLDQDTGSAIKGSGRVDYFLGYGDLAGDRAGITVTNGSIYYLLLKE, via the coding sequence ATGCAAAGAATTTTAGCTTTGATGTCTTTAGGTTTGGGAACTATCTTGATTAATCCGTTACAGATGGCAAGTAGTCAAGTAGCGCAAGTTTCTCCTCAACCACCTCAGTTATCGCCGCCGTTAAAACTTGTGGATATTGGTACACAGTGTACTCCCCAGCGTACTTGTTTGGGTTGGGATGAGCAACTGTTCTTAAGTCGTGGAGGCGATCGCCAAGGTCTGCTACGCTCAATAGATAATAGTCTACTTTACCTCAAAACAGATAAGGCAATAGCAACGTATCGCAATTACCCCATCAAGGAAATTACTCTAGAACGAGTGCGTCGCAGTTTACAGCGTTTTCGTCGGTTGGTGGCGACAGCTAAATTACCAGCACAACTGCAAGCTGCGGTACGTCGTGAGTTTGCTTTTTACAAGTCAGTCGGTGACGATAATCAAGGGACGGTCAAGTTTACTGCTTATTATGCACCTATCTATCAAGCGAGTCGGGTACGCACTGCCCAATACAAGTATCCCATTTATCGAGTACCTCCCAATTTTGATCAATGGACTAAACCCCACCCCAAACGCATTGATTTAGAAGGGGTAGATGGTTTGTTGGGGGATAAAAGTCAGTTACGGGGATTGGAAATGTTTTGGTTACGCGATCGCTTTCAAGCATACATGATCCATATCCAAGGTTCTGCTAAACTCAAGTTAACCGATGGCACTCAAACCAGCGTAGGTTTTATCCGGGGAACTGATTATCCTTGGACAGGTGTGGGAAGACTGCTATTTCAAGACGGCAAATTATCCAAAGAAGAATTAAATATGCCGGGGATTATTCGCTATTTTCGCAAAAATCCCCAGTCAATGAATAATTATTTGCCCCGTTGGGAACGCTTTATTTTCTTTAGAGAAACCAACGGTGAACCAGCTATCGGTAGTATCGGTGTACCCCTAGTACCAGAACGTTCCATTGCTACTGATAAATCTCTCATGCCACCTGGAGCTTTAGCTGTAATTAATGCTACTTTCCCCTATCCTGGTCATAATAAAAAATTAGTTAACCGTAGAGTTAGTCGCTTTGTCCTTGATCAAGATACAGGTAGTGCTATTAAAGGTTCTGGCAGAGTAGACTATTTCTTAGGCTATGGTGACTTAGCAGGCGATCGCGCTGGTATTACAGTCACTAATGGTTCTATTTATTACCTACTACTCAAGGAATAA
- a CDS encoding DUF72 domain-containing protein codes for MKFFIGCAVWAYKGWVGELYPTGTRATEFLHLYSRRFTTVEGNTTFYAIPNPETVSRWAKETPPGFEFCLKLPRDITHKGLLKPYIPAALAFLEGMRPLGKHLGPTFAQLPPSYPPTLIDDLADFLTAWPRTSAPLALEVRHPHWFQEPHRSDLTQLLTTLGVGRVLLDSRPIYTGDDDPQLQSERRKPQVPLQFSLTAPFSLVRFISHPNLAVNQPFMEEWMRQIQQWLEIGTRIYFFVHCPLEERSPNTARHFQQLLEQNNISVPPLPWNHLENPPNQLNLW; via the coding sequence GTGAAGTTTTTTATTGGTTGTGCTGTTTGGGCGTACAAGGGTTGGGTGGGTGAACTATATCCCACAGGAACTCGCGCTACAGAATTTCTCCATCTCTATAGTCGTCGCTTCACAACAGTAGAAGGTAATACAACTTTTTATGCCATACCTAATCCAGAAACTGTCAGCCGTTGGGCGAAAGAAACACCTCCTGGCTTTGAATTTTGTTTAAAATTGCCACGAGATATTACTCATAAAGGTTTGTTAAAACCTTATATTCCCGCAGCTTTAGCTTTTCTAGAGGGGATGCGTCCTTTGGGTAAGCATCTTGGCCCCACATTTGCTCAGTTACCCCCAAGTTATCCACCAACATTAATTGACGATTTGGCTGATTTTTTAACAGCTTGGCCACGTACATCAGCACCACTGGCGCTAGAGGTGAGACATCCCCATTGGTTCCAAGAACCTCACAGGAGTGATTTAACTCAACTTTTAACAACTCTGGGTGTGGGCAGGGTACTGTTAGATTCACGTCCCATCTATACTGGAGATGATGACCCCCAGTTACAATCAGAACGACGTAAACCCCAAGTACCATTACAATTTAGCCTGACTGCACCTTTTAGCTTAGTGCGGTTTATTTCTCATCCTAATTTGGCAGTAAATCAGCCATTTATGGAAGAATGGATGAGACAAATTCAACAGTGGCTAGAAATAGGAACACGAATTTATTTCTTTGTACATTGTCCCTTAGAAGAGCGATCGCCTAACACCGCCCGTCATTTCCAACAGCTATTAGAACAAAACAACATATCCGTTCCACCCCTACCTTGGAATCACCTAGAAAATCCACCCAATCAACTTAATCTTTGGTAG
- a CDS encoding dienelactone hydrolase family protein, with product METMFTRHIYDDLVSVKVDQVELQGSLVIPEGATGIVVLVNGGGNSCYHPCNIYLAKFLRKVGFATLIIDLLTLEEEAIDARTKHLHFDIELLASRLAGCTAWLAQYPHTHNLAVGYFGANTGAGAALVAAATLAKAVQAVVSRGGRVDLAGSALSHVQAPTLMIVGGYDTPLILMNKFATAQLNTQKQLKIIPQATHLFAEAGKLEAVAELASDWFTRYLPKEKISGFHQSLLVISH from the coding sequence ATGGAGACTATGTTTACACGACATATTTATGATGATTTAGTGTCGGTCAAAGTAGATCAAGTAGAGTTACAAGGTAGTTTAGTCATCCCAGAGGGTGCTACAGGTATAGTTGTGTTGGTGAATGGTGGTGGTAACAGTTGCTATCATCCCTGTAATATTTACTTGGCTAAGTTCTTACGCAAGGTAGGATTTGCCACTCTCATTATTGACTTGCTGACGTTGGAAGAAGAAGCCATTGACGCGCGTACAAAACATTTACACTTTGATATTGAGTTATTAGCATCGCGTTTGGCTGGTTGTACAGCTTGGTTAGCCCAATACCCACATACCCACAACCTAGCAGTAGGTTACTTTGGCGCTAATACGGGCGCTGGTGCAGCGCTTGTAGCCGCAGCAACACTGGCAAAAGCTGTTCAGGCTGTCGTATCTCGTGGTGGACGTGTTGATTTGGCTGGTTCAGCTTTATCTCATGTCCAAGCCCCGACCTTGATGATTGTTGGCGGTTATGACACACCACTCATCTTGATGAATAAGTTTGCCACAGCACAGTTAAATACACAAAAGCAACTGAAGATTATTCCCCAAGCCACTCATTTATTTGCAGAAGCAGGTAAGTTAGAAGCAGTTGCAGAACTAGCTAGTGATTGGTTTACTCGTTATCTCCCGAAAGAAAAAATTTCTGGTTTTCATCAATCTTTGTTAGTCATTAGTCATTAG